The genome window CACATTTGAACCGAGCTCCGAGCAGAAATTAACGCGAAATGTCCGCGTCCGCGCTCACGCTTGTTTTTCTTGAACACAGAGGAAATCATTTGCCCAAAACACGAGAGTCGCATTTCGCAAACCGCACCGTGCAGCCAGGGGCGGACATGAAACGTTAGCACggttagacaaacacacacattagcctGGCTCTCCGTGGGGGCTCGGCGGCAGCATCACCTTGAGCGGCGCCACGCCTGAACTAGCTGGACGTTATCTGCGTGAACGAGTCTCCGCGTCTCACTCCGACACCTTCCTTCGAGCTGTCTGTGTCCCAAATGGCGGACGACGTGCAGCAAGCCGCAGGAAGGCGGCTATTTGTTAGGTGAAATCCAGGCTTACCAGTCGCGCTGCAGTGGAGCTGTCGGTGGACACCGCGGACCACGCGTTTCTCTGTGGACACAATGACCAGGCAGTCCCTGGAGCCGCGGACACCCGCGCCAGTCTTCAGCGGAATAAACGGAAATTCCCGGGAACGCGCAACTGGGGCGGGGCCACGGACACGCCCCTGCAAGGCGGAAGAGAGGTTTACTGTTTTCCTCTTAGACACGTGAGCTGGACGTGTAGTGAAAACCACATCTGAATACTTCAAGTTAATCCATTACTGTCCGACTCGCCCAGTTGAAGCTTTGCTAATGTTGTAGCCTGTTCATCGTCTACTTTTAGGGCATTCCTAGAGAAAAGGCTTACTGTACAAAcgttttgggggggggggggggagttcAGCAACAGATGGTATGTGCACCCCATATGGTGCCCTGAACTCAACATCACCAAGTTTGTCTGGGATTATTAGGTACAAGACACCAAAAAGAGCATTCATCCCCTGACTGTGCAAGTATGAGATTTGCTACCATATTAGAGGCAAAGTGTTGCCACTCTATTTTCTATGTGTTTTCTATGTTGACAATTTTAAAGCATCTGTACTTTAAAGCACAAAATAGTATGTTAATtcagaaaaaacattaatatttaacgTATACTTAAATGTGTATCAAGTatttgtgaataaataaaatgattgaaCTCTCACCTTGGTTCATTTGTTACATCgtactttatactgtatgcatgttaGTTGCTTGTTGAAGTTGTACACCCACTGTGTGTTGCACATACATAAAAGGTAACAAAGTGACATTTCAGTTTATActgcaacatttttattatcagaCAAATATTTACCATCAACACAGACTAAACTATttgtcacagacacaaaatTAAAAGACTTGTTGGCATACACACAGgggttttaatattttctcaaGAGTGGGTTGGTTGAGAAACATGCAGACTTTTATATGactttcacattacacaaaATTTCACATAAAGGTGGAGCTACCAATAAGTAGACAATGAGAATAACCTCTAGCTCTGCTGTCTCTGAccaatatattaaaaacagtgCATAGACAGTGTGAACCTGGCAGGAAACAGCTTTCTGCATGCAATGACACTTTGCTTTTAGTGATATATGTAATAAAGGTGTGACACGCGCAGTCCCTTAAAGATGTTAAGCTGTATGGGGAACTTTCTAACTTTAAAGTTAGCATCTGACACATAGTATAGATGGTATAGAgctacaaaaaaatatttatactaAGACTAAAAATATAGAGAAGTTAAACCCCTGATAACAATACCTTCTCCTTTCAGcactgacaacaacaaagaaagacTAACAGTTTCAAGATAAGGTTAACAGTTGTGGTTTGTACCAATGCTTGTAGTTGTACTTTTGATGActattcaaatgtctgtatgcACAAGGACAGGGGATACTGGTTATAAGTTATCAgacagtgaaaacactgtaacataaaatatacatttggtGAAGGTaaccaaaaaaacaactgcTTCTAAATACTGATTCTAAGTAACAAAtcttttcaaaatgaatgaatgaatgaattttaatACAATTATGTGAACTGCCAATTTGAGGTCGACATCCTTTATGTCATTCCTCTGATCACTGATCATTCTTTGCTGTCTTTTCTCAAATTGCATGCAGTCATGACTGGACTGACTTTGACAAGATTATcactgtagttgttgtttcgCTTCATCAAGAGCCTGAAAAGCAGaatgacaaaaatgtcaaaaatgtctTAAACTGGAACtcataagataaaaaaaatgaaaacagatgacAATAAGGTGGGAACCTTCTGAATGGCATTCATGGCAGAGTTGTCTTCTTGGACTCTGGCATGTGTCAAGGCTCTTTCAAAGTGGCTGACGCAGGATTCAAAGTTTCCAAGTTTAACTGAAATCACAAAGTGGAAAGATTTCTATGAAAGTTCAAGTGAGTTTGTACAATGACAACAGCATCAAAACCTCTAATGTGAAGCTataaaacttaataaaatattacattctGATTGTGCCACCAAAACATTAGTATTTATCAGCCATTTCTCATCAGCAATTTCCTCAGCTGCAGCAAGTGAACGGAGGCCATAGTCTCTGGATTCTTTATGGCGATTTAGCTCCAGGTAACACCAACCAAGCTCATGAAACAACCAGGTCTTCTCCAACCCACCACGGAGCAGTGGAACTTTCTTCTCCCAGCTacaatgtaaacacagaaagaagaaaatgcagTAAATATGATGGCACCAATGAACTTTAGCTGCTTTAGAAAGAATGACTGTATGTGCACGTTCATTATGTACTTACAACTCAATGGCCTGTAGAAACTGTCCCAATTGTGCATAGACTCTACCAATGTTGTCCAGTGCCCTGGACATGGCTTCTGGGAGTTTGCTGTTCATAAGAAAGATTATATAAATTTTAAACAATCGTACTACAATATAAATTCACTTCTTTGTGTATATTATGAGGTTCTCACCACTGTTTAGCCAACTCCAAATCTTTTTGATGATGCTCTAATGCTTTGTCCATGTTTCCCAGGTCAATCAGAGCATTTCCAATACAACTGTGCAGGTTGCCTATAATCTCTTTCTTATTAGATATGTCTTTGTCAGACCAACCCTGCACCATCTTCATGACTTCTTCTGCCTTCTTGAGGCTACATTTGGCATTTCCAGATGTCAGCTCTAAGTAATCATACAATAAGCATAATTGGGATATGTGCAAAGCACCAATCTACTAGTTTAAACTGACCTGCATTCTTACCTGCATTAATGTCTTTTAGAGCCTTCAACAGAAACTGAGCAGGATCAGGGGGTGCTGTATGATGAGACTTGCTACGTGTTTGTGGCATAAGCTTCCGTTCTTTGTCCCGTGCACATAAAGGTTTTTCTTGGTTCCAGAACTCGGTACAAGTATCAAGGTAAGTGAGGGAGTTCTGAATGACATCCTGCAGTTTTTCCCCACCCTTCATTTTTCCTTTAACCAAGTCTGCAGAGCATTACGTAACAGCTTTAAATAGTATTTAATAAACAATAGTATAAAATAGTAAAGTgtaataaagagaaaaatatagtTGCAAATGAGTTTAAATAAACAGTGGATAGTTCACTTTTAAAGGCACagtgacagcaaaaaaaaaaaaaaaaaaaagatgtgcagagataagaaaaacaaaaaaactggtCACACAGTATAAATAACAAAGTACCTTCATCTTTCAGCAGGTTTTCTAGATATTTCTTATCACTGTAAAACTCCCCCAGCAATTGTTTGGTTGTCTTCTCACTCTTGGGGATCTTTGGgggtttctgttttctctccttcgTCAAATGCTGAATAGCAGTAATAGGCGGTGCCCTCTTTATTAATCAGCAATTCGGAAAATTATTGTGTCAGAAGGGAGACCAGACAGAGCATTACACAAAGATTATTGTACAGTCGGTGATCATTAAGACAAAATGACTATccagaattttttttgtttgtaattttactCCTGCAGTAGAATTGCTTGGTAGCTGTACCTGCAAGATTATTCTTAGAACTGACCTTTACCTCTATTAATGCTTGTTAAAGCATCAGAGACTCACCTCCTCATCTTTTTGTAGAAATGAGAGGTCTCCCTTAATCTCCAGCTTTACAGAGGTGGGACCTGCAgggcagcaacaacaaatgattTAGACACACTGTATAAGGAGGTTTCGTTTGGGTGTCCCCAAAAATACTATACATCACTTACTGCCAACAGAGTTCTCTATGGCCTCCTGTGCTTTCTGGATACCCAGTCTGAATTCCTGTACTTGTGGACGTagcttttttcctctgtggTAAAACACCAGCGCAAATTCAAATTCTCCCATGTAGTATAAAGCCTCTGCTTTCTGGTACAGTCCCTACAaatcacaataacaacaaaagcgTAACAAGCCTccatatacatatattcacCCATACTTACTTTGGCAATGCAGTATTCGCCCTAACAAACACCTCTACGACCCATTCTTTACCTCAAAAAACGACTTGTCCTCCTTTAACGAAGCCTCTGCATCTTTTAAAGCGTTTTCAGGCTCCCCCATCTTCAGGTAACATCTGGAGCGACCAACCAAGCCGCTCTTATCTCCAGGCTTTAAAGTCAGTGCCTACACAGGAACCAAAAGCAAGTCGTTCATATTTAAAAGCTGCACCGTCAAATTTGGATAACAGTCAATTAAAAACGTCGCTAGTTATCAACAAAACATGACGAACATCCCGACAACTTAATGCCAAACATTAACCAAGTTAGCTAGGTTAGCTAGTTGTTTCACTTACCGTTGTAAAGCTGTCAATAGCCTTTTTATACTCTCCTTTAAGATACAGCCAATACCCATCGGCCATTAAAGTCGAGAAAATGCCTTTTGGCTTTTGAGCGTCGTTATCTCCGTCGGTGTCTGACATTTTTGACCACTTTCACCGTACTTTTGTGAGCAGCTTGGTCAAATTCACCCCGACAGGCATCAGCGTCCACTTGTATCATAGCAACCACACTAACAAACTCCAAGCGGAAACAGCGCCACCCTCCGTTCAGATCCTGCAGCGTGCGGTTTCCTTTATGGTCACACGCTGTCATGTTAgaattaaatcattattattgtaaataaaattctacttaaaaaaaataaaataaaatacaattaagggGAAACTCAAAGGAGGCCAACTTTATTAACACGGCTGGTACTTTTTAATGGTAGAGGATGGTTTCACCATGAGGgcaaaaacaatgacagaaaagaTAAGGACACTTTTCATCAAGAAGTGCACCAACAAAAAGGTCAGGAAGCAACTGAAAACTACCCATCATCACACGGTGCATGACTTTCTTAAAGCATATTGACTTTTATATTGGTTCTATACTAATGCTTATTTGTTGCATTGAGTGAGATCAGACAGTTTGTATCACAGGCAAGGACCACAAAGAGAAGAATCTATATCTGTGCAATTTTTCATGCAAACCAAGCAAAACAGTTCTCTTCCTGAATTTGTGTCAAAGGGGGAATTGGTGCAACTTTCAAATTTTTACATAACGGAAAAGTGTCCTCATCTTACACCAATGCTTCTATCAGagtaaatgtacaataaatatacaaaccaaaataaaaaaaaaaaatggaaaaataactATCATCACAAATTAACACTTTACATTCCAGTAAAATGTACAATGCAGCAATCCGTGAATGGCAACATCAAACATAAAAGCTGTGACAACAAAAAGGAGAGGGACTTTTCTGGCAACAAGGCCAGCACTGTTTTCTCCGTTGCCATCTTTTTAGTGTGCTTCAGCTGtattgtatgtgtatatgtatgtaggTCTAGGCTCCAGatgttgtaaattaaaaaaatgctcAAGTCTTCCTATTGACTTATGACAAGGAGGCAGTTTTCAGTGCGAATTTGTAGCAGCAAGCTGCTGAGGTGCTGCTTGCTCAGCAATTATCTTCAGAAATCACTAGGCAAGGTATTAACTTTCATGTAGAGAATACACCCTCAGCAGTCAGTTGAGACTATTCAGATAATCGCTTACTCAATGTTCAGCATCTCAAGATTTCTCCAGGATGTCACTTCTTGCAGGAATCCCTAAAAGCTACTACAATAGCTGCACAATATCTCATATCTCAAAAATTCTGAAAGTGTTTGGACCAGTGTTGCATTACTGACTTTcaagtttgtttctttctggAAGGAAGAAAACCAAATCCAAAACCAGTAACACTATCAACTCAGTGTGAGCCGTCTTTTTGTCCTTGCTATACGGGCATTAAATCTTTTGCTGCATGTGGTCATTGGGTTGCATTCATTCAGTAAATGGCATAGACAAGAGTCTGACTTGCAGTCAGTCATTAAATATGGATGGTGGGTCAGGGGTTGACATTGTTTAAAAAGTCCTGATGCTGTAACAGTTTAGGTAGACGAATCTTCTGACTAACCAAACTGGAAGAAGAAATTTCCTGGTCCAGATGCTGAAACAAagatcaaagaaaaacaaatcaataactCAAATATGCAGACTACTGTATATTctaaaaacatcacaacataACTTACCTTCAAAACTAAAACCTCCTGGGCCTCCAAAGAATGCCTTGAAAATGTTGTTGGCATCAAAATCTGGTTGGAGACAAAATGCAACTAAGGATCAACACAGAGAACTTTCCAGCCGCATTGAACTTTctcacaaaaaaggaaaaaaattgTTAGGTTAACCACAAGGCTTGGCTACGTGCTAACCTCCCATGTTCATGCCATCATCCTCCAGATCTTGACCGCTGTCATAGCGAGACTTCTTCTTTGGGTCTGAGAGCACACTGAAGGCCTCACCCACTTCCTTGaacttcttttcctcttctttttgcACCTCAGTACTAGCTCCACTGTGGCGGtctgaaatgaagtgaaacaaccaccacaaaaacaaaaaagttaacAGAgacaactttatttattattcacttCACTTAATATAGTTGTGGGAAACTTTCGCTACAACCTGGGTGATGTAAAAGTGCCCGTTTTCGGTAAGCTTTCTTGATCTCATCTTCTGTGGCGTTCTTATCCACCCCAAGTACTTTGTAGTAATCTTTCCGCTTGCTTTTCTTCAACTCCAACTGGGCATTTTTCAGGAGGTGCTTGTGTTctatgacaataaataaataaataagtaaacaaacaataaaactgaacttGAAGGACATGATTCTGCTGTAATCTGTGTCACCTCAGCGACAACAGAGGAATCTGATTCTCACCTTTTGTGTGCTCTGTCTGGTAAACCTTCTCATAGTCTCTCACAGCCTCTTCATACTGCTCCGTGTCCATGTAGCTGCAGCACATAATGTACAAGTTTGTTACCTTTTTTATCAGTCTGAGGGACAGCTAACAATTAAATCTTCTGTTTCTCTATCATTCAAATACATTGCAACAAGTTTAAAATCCTGGACATACCACTGTGCTCTCCGTAAATAGGCCTTAATGTAGGTCTCATCCAGTTTAATGGCCTTCGTGCAGTCTTCAATGGCCTGTTCTAGTTTGTTCAGCtttcaaagaaaatgaaaggagcgtgaagcagaaagagaaggaagcgTAGTGGCCTAGTTCTCCTGATGTGACAAAGTATAGCATTGCAAAGTTACCCAAAACCTTTATGCTGTTAAAAGGGACAGAATGAGGACTGCAAAGTGTGTCCTTGTGCCAACTATGAATTTGACTAACTGAACGAGGCTGAGTGTGTATACAGCATGGTGACTTTCATGCCACGACACCACTTTATGTCTATAGCAAGGCGATCATTAAATTCTCATTAAAACTATCTAGGTCTTGCAGAGTTTGTTAGTGTGTAGTTCTGtcctttttgtgtctctttagggctgttttcacttctcctttacaatattttgttaaatatagCCAACTTTATTGGGCAACATATTAGCACACAGCGGCAGATTA of Anabas testudineus chromosome 8, fAnaTes1.2, whole genome shotgun sequence contains these proteins:
- the ttc25 gene encoding tetratricopeptide repeat protein 25 yields the protein MSDTDGDNDAQKPKGIFSTLMADGYWLYLKGEYKKAIDSFTTALTLKPGDKSGLVGRSRCYLKMGEPENALKDAEASLKEDKSFFEGLYQKAEALYYMGEFEFALVFYHRGKKLRPQVQEFRLGIQKAQEAIENSVGSPTSVKLEIKGDLSFLQKDEERAPPITAIQHLTKERKQKPPKIPKSEKTTKQLLGEFYSDKKYLENLLKDEDLVKGKMKGGEKLQDVIQNSLTYLDTCTEFWNQEKPLCARDKERKLMPQTRSKSHHTAPPDPAQFLLKALKDINAELTSGNAKCSLKKAEEVMKMVQGWSDKDISNKKEIIGNLHSCIGNALIDLGNMDKALEHHQKDLELAKQCKLPEAMSRALDNIGRVYAQLGQFLQAIEFWEKKVPLLRGGLEKTWLFHELGWCYLELNRHKESRDYGLRSLAAAEEIADEKWLINTNVLVAQSEFKLGNFESCVSHFERALTHARVQEDNSAMNAIQKALDEAKQQLQ